In the Leptospira sp. WS4.C2 genome, one interval contains:
- a CDS encoding ABC transporter permease, which translates to MGIVSLITIRYIRGSRVLGFLSIKSRLSFIVMAVGVGLLVVVLSIFNGFQKQVKESLWQGGPHITIENSYGSGAIYDYEKVIKHLKEDPKLAESFVSVEGNITSHGLIQSNNNFNPIMIRAVPVESVEKLVENGLPNFPRILQYDRDKIQAINSQKLVVVGKEMSAIYGYGLGREITMAVPGGRFTVERGVQVNVQTFRLVGLFKTGYYNYDSKFVFLSLPQAQEFFKMQGAVNQVAIKVRSLDDLKLTKHRILSRLNEDNWNRKIQDETSWSVRTIAEEQENFLAALKLEKTIISIIVFLFIVLAALGMVATVHSLIRAKRRSIGTLKALGLASNDILLIFTLNAMIVGILSSLVGGMTGIFIATKLEVIINIISEIINGVGGLLNPGDWDPVELVPKDIYYFDHIPVDIDISFIFMVTTAATILSGLAGYFPARMAANLNPVDTIRND; encoded by the coding sequence ATGGGAATCGTCTCTTTAATCACAATCCGTTACATCCGAGGGTCCAGAGTACTGGGTTTCCTCTCTATCAAATCCAGGCTGTCCTTCATTGTTATGGCGGTCGGAGTGGGACTCCTAGTAGTAGTCCTCTCCATTTTCAACGGATTCCAAAAACAAGTAAAGGAATCACTGTGGCAAGGGGGCCCTCATATCACCATTGAGAACTCTTATGGCTCCGGCGCCATTTATGATTATGAAAAGGTAATCAAACACCTGAAGGAAGACCCGAAACTCGCCGAGTCCTTTGTTTCCGTGGAAGGAAACATCACAAGCCACGGTCTCATCCAAAGTAATAACAACTTCAACCCGATCATGATCCGCGCAGTCCCAGTCGAATCCGTAGAAAAATTAGTGGAAAATGGACTACCCAACTTTCCTCGGATCTTACAATACGATCGAGATAAAATCCAAGCCATCAATTCTCAAAAATTGGTAGTTGTTGGAAAAGAAATGAGCGCCATTTACGGATACGGCCTCGGTCGCGAAATCACCATGGCAGTCCCTGGGGGAAGGTTTACTGTCGAACGAGGGGTTCAAGTGAACGTACAAACCTTTCGTTTAGTTGGGCTTTTTAAAACAGGTTATTATAACTACGATTCTAAATTTGTGTTTTTGTCTCTCCCGCAAGCACAAGAGTTTTTTAAAATGCAAGGAGCTGTGAACCAAGTTGCAATTAAGGTTCGTTCCCTAGATGATTTAAAACTCACCAAACATAGAATCTTATCTCGGTTAAACGAAGACAATTGGAATCGTAAGATTCAAGATGAAACTTCTTGGTCCGTGCGAACCATCGCAGAAGAACAGGAAAACTTTTTGGCTGCACTCAAACTGGAAAAAACAATCATCTCCATCATTGTTTTTCTTTTTATCGTTCTTGCAGCCCTTGGGATGGTAGCCACTGTGCACTCACTCATCCGTGCAAAACGTAGGTCCATAGGAACTTTGAAAGCACTGGGTTTGGCATCCAACGATATTCTACTCATCTTCACCTTGAATGCAATGATAGTAGGAATTTTATCATCGCTTGTAGGAGGGATGACGGGAATCTTCATTGCTACAAAGTTAGAAGTGATCATCAATATAATTTCTGAGATTATCAATGGGGTTGGTGGTTTACTCAATCCTGGCGATTGGGATCCTGTAGAGCTGGTTCCAAAGGATATTTATTATTTTGATCATATCCCTGTGGATATTGATATATCTTTTATCTTTATGGTGACAACGGCAGCAACCATCCTCTCTGGCCTTGCTGGTTATTTCCCGGCACGTATGGCCGCTAATCTAAACCCTGTGGATACAATAAGAAATGACTGA
- a CDS encoding ATP-dependent Clp protease ATP-binding subunit: MLEFTKRAKRVINEIAQDEAKRLGSDFIGPEHILLGLLREEDSVAIKILTNLNINLNELRKEVEKRTREGSGALLLDVNQGQDKYQKMIEVSKEEAKRLKHNYVGTEHILLALLRDNNNIAGGSLSSFSVNYNVIKSEILRLLGAPPSGAVGGGTTGTQSGPQGQTQTAAPRQEKSKTPILDEFARDLTQLAREKKLDPVIGRSKEIERVIQILSRKTKNNPVLVGESGVGKTAIVEGLAQAVIEKLVPDLLFDKRVLSLDLASLIAGTKYRGEFEERLKKIMKEIVTSQNIIIFIDELHTLIGAGAAEGAVDAANILKPALARGELQCIGATTNNEYRKYIEKDSALERRFQMVKVLEPSVDDAVLILDGLKKAYEAHHKVRYTEKAIEQAVKLSHRYINDRFLPDKAIDIIDEAGAKARLANCQRPNEIKEIEEEIKALSLKKEDLVRSQEYEKAAAVRDEVNRKKGQLEEKTKQWQERMEGYAVSIEEEDILSVVSLWTGIPLKKMEESENTKLLNLEEDIKTRIVGQTEAIEKVARAVRRSRTGLKSEKRPTGSFIFLGPTGVGKTELAKALAEQLFGSEDNMLRIDMSEYMEPHAVSRLIGAPPGYVGYDDGGQLTEFVRRKPYSLVLLDEIEKAHHDLFNILLQIMEEGNLTDTKGRKVNFRDTIIIMTSNIAAKEISKGGRLGFEDFADERETYKADQAREQLKKHFSPEFLNRVDEVVYFAPLKKEEIVNIVDIMLKDFNKRLTEKKVLVDLSFAAKEHFATIGYDQNYGARPLRRVFQRELEDYMAVQSLKGVYDNPTKILVDLAEGKLVYTETPWTEYKEAPKKDGGSSPSAEEKDLALV; this comes from the coding sequence ATGTTGGAATTCACCAAAAGAGCAAAAAGAGTCATCAACGAAATCGCCCAAGATGAGGCTAAACGTTTGGGTTCCGATTTTATCGGTCCTGAACACATTCTACTTGGGCTTCTCCGGGAGGAGGACTCTGTCGCGATTAAGATTCTTACGAATCTAAACATCAATTTGAACGAACTCCGTAAAGAAGTCGAAAAGAGAACTCGCGAGGGTTCCGGTGCCTTGTTACTTGATGTAAACCAAGGACAAGACAAATACCAAAAAATGATCGAAGTTTCTAAAGAGGAAGCAAAACGCCTCAAACATAACTATGTGGGAACCGAACACATTCTTTTGGCACTACTTCGCGATAACAATAATATCGCCGGTGGATCTTTATCATCTTTCAGCGTAAATTATAACGTCATTAAATCTGAGATTTTGCGTCTTCTCGGAGCTCCCCCATCGGGTGCAGTGGGTGGCGGAACTACGGGAACTCAGTCTGGTCCTCAAGGCCAAACGCAAACAGCAGCCCCAAGACAAGAAAAGAGTAAAACTCCTATCCTGGATGAGTTTGCACGGGATCTAACACAACTTGCTCGTGAGAAAAAATTGGATCCAGTGATTGGTCGTTCGAAAGAAATCGAACGGGTCATCCAAATCCTGTCTCGTAAAACAAAAAATAACCCAGTTCTTGTGGGAGAATCAGGTGTAGGTAAAACAGCCATCGTGGAAGGCCTTGCCCAAGCAGTGATTGAAAAGTTGGTTCCTGATTTATTGTTCGACAAACGAGTGTTATCTCTTGATTTGGCAAGCCTAATTGCAGGTACGAAATACCGTGGTGAGTTTGAAGAACGATTGAAAAAAATCATGAAAGAAATCGTTACTTCCCAAAACATCATCATCTTTATTGATGAGTTGCACACTCTGATAGGAGCTGGTGCCGCAGAGGGAGCGGTGGATGCAGCAAACATCCTTAAACCGGCTCTCGCACGTGGGGAGTTGCAATGTATTGGCGCCACAACCAATAACGAATACCGTAAATACATCGAAAAAGATTCTGCTTTGGAAAGAAGATTCCAAATGGTGAAGGTTCTTGAACCTTCTGTGGATGATGCAGTTCTGATTTTAGATGGTTTGAAAAAAGCATACGAAGCTCACCATAAGGTGCGTTATACGGAAAAAGCGATCGAACAAGCGGTAAAATTATCTCACCGTTATATCAATGATCGTTTTTTACCGGATAAAGCCATTGATATCATTGATGAAGCAGGAGCTAAAGCTCGTCTTGCCAATTGCCAACGTCCCAACGAAATCAAAGAGATCGAAGAAGAAATCAAAGCTCTTTCCCTTAAAAAAGAAGATTTAGTTCGGAGCCAAGAGTATGAAAAGGCAGCGGCAGTTCGTGATGAAGTGAACCGTAAAAAAGGCCAATTGGAAGAAAAAACCAAACAATGGCAAGAACGTATGGAAGGGTATGCAGTTTCGATCGAAGAAGAAGACATCCTATCTGTTGTTAGTCTTTGGACTGGAATTCCTTTGAAAAAGATGGAAGAGTCCGAGAATACAAAACTTCTCAATTTGGAAGAAGATATCAAAACAAGGATTGTTGGGCAAACAGAAGCGATCGAAAAAGTGGCTCGTGCGGTTCGCCGTTCGCGCACTGGACTCAAAAGTGAAAAACGTCCTACGGGATCCTTTATCTTCCTTGGTCCAACGGGTGTTGGAAAAACGGAACTAGCAAAGGCTCTCGCGGAACAACTGTTTGGATCTGAAGACAATATGCTTCGTATTGATATGTCGGAATACATGGAACCCCATGCGGTATCAAGACTGATTGGAGCTCCTCCCGGTTACGTAGGATACGATGATGGAGGCCAACTCACAGAATTCGTAAGAAGAAAACCATATAGTTTGGTTTTACTTGATGAGATCGAAAAGGCTCACCATGATCTTTTTAATATCCTACTTCAAATTATGGAAGAAGGGAATTTAACAGATACGAAAGGTCGTAAGGTAAACTTCCGCGATACCATCATCATCATGACATCGAACATCGCTGCGAAAGAAATTTCCAAAGGTGGTCGATTGGGTTTTGAAGATTTTGCAGACGAAAGAGAAACTTACAAAGCAGATCAGGCTCGGGAACAATTGAAAAAACATTTCAGCCCAGAGTTTCTGAATCGTGTGGACGAAGTAGTTTACTTTGCACCTCTCAAAAAAGAAGAGATTGTAAACATTGTGGATATTATGTTGAAAGACTTCAACAAACGCCTGACTGAAAAGAAAGTGCTTGTGGATCTTTCTTTTGCCGCAAAAGAACATTTCGCTACCATTGGTTACGACCAAAACTATGGTGCTCGTCCACTCAGACGAGTATTCCAAAGAGAACTGGAAGACTATATGGCAGTGCAATCGTTAAAGGGTGTATATGACAATCCAACTAAGATCCTGGTAGACTTAGCTGAAGGAAAACTCGTGTATACAGAAACCCCTTGGACAGAATACAAAGAAGCTCCGAAAAAAGACGGAGGTTCTTCTCCCAGTGCTGAGGAAAAAGATTTGGCTCTCGTTTAG
- a CDS encoding ABC transporter ATP-binding protein: MTDINVKPTVSVRKLEKYYQVVDKKYHIISGLDFEVLPGEIVSVEGASGVGKSTLLNILGAMDSFDDGEVEVCGVSLKNLNEKQRESFRAEKISFIFQQHLLLPDFTALENVMMPLLIARMNPSTAKVQATEILKKVGLGERTESFPSQLSGGESARVGVARALVGRRQLILADEPTGNLDRDNSRHLMDLIKELQNEFKFSLILVTHDLELASMAHKRNRIVSGQLTPVT, encoded by the coding sequence ATGACTGATATCAATGTAAAACCAACTGTTTCTGTTCGCAAATTAGAAAAATACTACCAGGTTGTAGACAAAAAGTATCATATCATTTCTGGTCTTGATTTTGAAGTCTTACCTGGAGAAATTGTTTCTGTGGAAGGAGCATCGGGTGTGGGTAAGTCTACACTTTTGAATATCCTTGGAGCTATGGATTCGTTTGACGACGGTGAGGTGGAAGTTTGTGGAGTGAGTCTTAAAAATCTGAACGAAAAACAAAGAGAAAGTTTTCGCGCTGAAAAAATTTCTTTTATCTTCCAACAACATCTTTTGTTACCAGACTTTACTGCCTTGGAAAATGTGATGATGCCACTTCTCATTGCCAGGATGAATCCGAGCACAGCCAAAGTACAAGCTACAGAGATTTTAAAGAAAGTAGGACTTGGGGAAAGAACAGAAAGTTTTCCTTCCCAACTATCTGGTGGAGAGAGTGCCCGTGTTGGTGTGGCAAGAGCACTAGTGGGTAGAAGGCAACTGATTTTGGCAGATGAACCAACGGGGAACTTAGACAGGGACAACTCTCGTCATTTAATGGATCTCATCAAGGAACTCCAAAACGAATTTAAGTTTTCTTTGATTCTTGTGACTCATGACCTGGAACTTGCCTCCATGGCTCATAAAAGAAATCGGATTGTATCGGGACAATTAACTCCAGTTACCTGA
- a CDS encoding ATP--guanido phosphotransferase, which translates to MQFCRFCGTKEIQFRKSGKFGCVHCAQIFNYPKPNRRIKIPESQIQTFESFIKTYSKSLRIFSLRTRITRNLKSSLFPFYDPFIEKSKQLLVENGLGSQLYCDTNVPSGVLTEKPEPRMGFYLGSEDHIRWEEISIQSFANRNQNLTPKKRRMGLFRFLLQKSHWAVLPDIGFVSSCPTNLGRGRRDSILLGMDSEIVSEFFSILQTLPEFGIEIAPSTDHRFRNIGKDRVLVVKISWKNALAVQKRQFYKILGLLGSY; encoded by the coding sequence ATGCAGTTTTGTCGTTTTTGCGGAACCAAAGAAATTCAGTTTCGTAAAAGCGGCAAGTTTGGTTGTGTCCATTGTGCACAAATTTTTAATTATCCCAAACCAAATCGCAGAATAAAAATTCCTGAAAGCCAAATCCAAACTTTTGAATCCTTCATAAAAACATATTCAAAGTCTTTACGAATTTTTTCATTACGAACTCGAATCACAAGAAATCTAAAATCGAGTTTGTTCCCTTTTTATGATCCATTTATCGAAAAATCCAAACAATTGTTAGTTGAAAATGGCCTCGGTTCCCAATTGTATTGTGATACAAATGTTCCCTCTGGGGTTCTAACTGAAAAGCCAGAACCTAGGATGGGTTTTTATTTAGGCTCGGAAGACCATATCCGCTGGGAAGAGATCTCAATTCAGTCGTTTGCGAATCGAAATCAAAATTTAACCCCAAAAAAACGGAGAATGGGTCTCTTTCGTTTTTTGCTCCAAAAATCTCATTGGGCAGTGCTTCCCGATATTGGGTTTGTTTCTTCTTGTCCTACCAATTTGGGGCGGGGTAGGAGAGATTCGATCCTTTTGGGAATGGATTCGGAGATCGTTTCTGAGTTTTTTTCAATTTTACAAACATTACCTGAATTTGGTATAGAAATTGCTCCATCCACCGATCATAGATTTAGGAACATCGGAAAAGACCGAGTTCTTGTCGTAAAAATCTCGTGGAAGAACGCTTTGGCGGTTCAAAAACGTCAGTTTTACAAAATTCTTGGTTTACTAGGCTCCTATTAA
- a CDS encoding toxin-antitoxin system YwqK family antitoxin, translating to MTSTSTPIKDNSIWIFVSLVLFVLLVGLVFGPCKGKTARPSSVPKEAQFHKKINYYKLTAEGFYREWYENGNLVTEVPVNPLGQLNGYSKRLNYLTGIPIMEGNFLNGDRDGLWKFYFSDGKIYIEQTYKSGYRKKQLWIQTAELGNETGSYHRYFRSGRLNEKGYFDGGYRTGDWVRYYPDTKVEEKGSYENDKKVGEWFYYYPTGVKEATEVYSENGELIARSTYYPNGNVWCLVRKGKDTDCH from the coding sequence ATGACATCTACATCCACACCCATTAAAGACAATTCGATTTGGATATTTGTATCCTTGGTACTATTTGTTTTGTTAGTTGGTTTAGTGTTTGGCCCTTGTAAGGGCAAAACGGCTAGGCCTAGTTCGGTTCCTAAGGAAGCGCAGTTCCATAAAAAAATAAACTACTATAAATTAACCGCAGAAGGTTTTTATCGGGAGTGGTATGAAAACGGAAATCTTGTTACTGAGGTTCCCGTAAATCCACTCGGTCAACTGAATGGATATAGTAAAAGGTTAAACTACTTAACCGGAATTCCCATCATGGAAGGGAACTTTTTAAATGGAGATCGGGATGGTCTTTGGAAATTTTATTTTTCCGATGGAAAGATTTACATTGAACAAACCTATAAATCAGGATATAGGAAAAAACAGCTCTGGATCCAAACGGCAGAACTTGGAAACGAAACTGGTTCCTATCACAGATACTTTCGCAGCGGTAGGCTGAATGAAAAAGGTTACTTTGATGGGGGATATCGGACAGGGGATTGGGTCCGATATTATCCGGATACTAAAGTGGAAGAAAAGGGAAGTTATGAGAACGATAAAAAGGTAGGAGAATGGTTTTATTATTATCCTACTGGAGTTAAAGAAGCCACTGAAGTTTATTCGGAGAATGGAGAGTTAATTGCGCGGTCAACATACTATCCAAACGGAAACGTATGGTGTTTAGTTCGGAAAGGAAAAGACACAGATTGCCATTAG
- a CDS encoding mechanosensitive ion channel family protein, with amino-acid sequence MGGGSLKEFYLDLNPLTLLRSSNRDFAETMILFGYMVVFAIFSYKITMILVERIKPAPDAVHEYNRRKVARMGFLLVFGIAYLPLIFSSLSLLPTVLGLAGAGIVISLKEVWLNVVGWFMIMGGNGFKVGDRIEIDTIKGDVVNIGFFKFTLLEIASDPRFEQSTNRLIHFPNYNVVLHRFFIVSETMDFVWDEFRVYLNLNSNWEKAEKICAQILHEELVLAPELVESKIREMSKNYLVRLGKTTPIVYTSLEPEGTILMCLRYLTPIRSKRLNRILISKEILTKFKNENDIYIHTH; translated from the coding sequence ATGGGTGGAGGAAGCCTAAAAGAATTCTATTTGGATTTGAATCCATTAACCTTACTACGAAGTTCAAATCGTGACTTTGCAGAAACTATGATCCTCTTCGGATACATGGTGGTCTTTGCAATATTCTCTTATAAAATTACAATGATTCTTGTAGAGAGAATCAAACCAGCACCTGATGCGGTTCACGAATACAATCGCCGAAAAGTAGCTCGTATGGGTTTTCTTTTGGTGTTTGGAATTGCTTACCTTCCACTTATATTTTCTAGTTTATCATTACTTCCTACTGTCCTTGGTCTGGCGGGTGCGGGTATTGTAATCTCACTCAAAGAAGTTTGGCTCAATGTGGTTGGTTGGTTTATGATTATGGGAGGGAATGGCTTTAAGGTAGGAGATCGCATTGAGATCGACACCATCAAAGGGGATGTAGTTAACATCGGTTTTTTTAAATTCACTCTACTTGAAATTGCATCTGACCCTAGATTTGAACAATCCACAAATAGGCTCATTCATTTCCCCAATTATAATGTTGTATTACATCGATTCTTTATAGTTTCCGAAACTATGGATTTTGTCTGGGACGAGTTTCGAGTCTATTTGAATCTGAATTCTAATTGGGAAAAGGCTGAAAAAATATGTGCTCAGATCCTTCATGAGGAATTGGTATTGGCACCTGAGTTAGTGGAATCTAAAATTCGAGAAATGTCAAAAAACTATCTGGTGAGACTTGGCAAAACCACCCCTATTGTTTATACTTCCCTTGAACCGGAAGGAACCATTCTTATGTGTTTACGTTATTTAACGCCCATTAGGTCAAAACGTCTCAATCGAATCCTCATCTCTAAAGAAATCCTAACAAAGTTCAAAAATGAAAATGACATCTACATCCACACCCATTAA
- the aroB gene encoding 3-dehydroquinate synthase: MKLSEREIIGAGFRYPIELHEDFQGLTEKLNSLSKVSKVYVLTSREIAGIYEKYITKELRSLNVPFSYIYLKPGEKNKHIDRVKKVYNQLIETDADRKAVVIAFGGGVVGDFAGFIAATYQRGVRFVQVPTTLLACVDSSVGGKVAVNVDSGKNMVGAFYQPEFVFAPLFTLSTLPEKEWSCGLAEIAKHAFLDGGDFLEKISKSKRLDYSANSPTLRYAIEESVRVKSGIVSQDEKESGLRAVLNLGHTTGHAIESLTQYKKYSHGEAVAVGLVTALMLSRELANFSETNFQKAITLMKQLELPTRLEEKPDEILKHMEHDKKKEGTSLKFVLLEDFGKPKFGVSVERKTILEVLKRQKGKL; encoded by the coding sequence ATGAAGTTGTCGGAACGTGAAATTATCGGAGCGGGTTTTCGTTACCCGATTGAATTACATGAAGACTTCCAAGGTCTAACGGAGAAATTAAATTCACTTTCGAAAGTTTCCAAAGTATATGTCCTTACAAGCCGAGAAATTGCAGGGATCTACGAAAAATACATTACGAAAGAACTAAGATCACTGAACGTTCCTTTTTCCTATATTTATTTAAAACCGGGTGAAAAAAACAAACATATCGATCGAGTGAAGAAAGTTTACAACCAACTGATTGAAACAGATGCGGATAGAAAGGCTGTTGTCATCGCATTTGGAGGGGGTGTTGTAGGAGACTTCGCTGGATTCATTGCTGCGACTTACCAGAGAGGCGTACGTTTCGTCCAGGTGCCTACGACGCTTCTTGCTTGTGTCGATTCCTCTGTGGGTGGAAAGGTTGCAGTCAATGTTGATTCTGGTAAAAACATGGTAGGTGCTTTTTATCAACCAGAGTTTGTTTTTGCACCTCTCTTTACTCTCTCCACTTTGCCTGAAAAAGAATGGAGTTGTGGCCTTGCGGAAATCGCAAAACACGCCTTTCTTGATGGTGGAGATTTTTTAGAAAAAATATCAAAATCAAAACGTTTAGATTATTCTGCAAACTCGCCAACTCTCCGTTATGCGATCGAAGAATCGGTGCGAGTTAAATCAGGAATTGTTTCGCAAGATGAAAAAGAATCGGGACTTCGTGCGGTTCTGAATCTAGGTCATACTACTGGTCATGCGATCGAATCCTTAACTCAATATAAAAAATACTCTCATGGGGAAGCAGTAGCTGTTGGTCTTGTGACTGCTTTAATGTTATCGCGTGAATTAGCTAATTTTTCGGAAACTAATTTTCAAAAAGCAATTACTTTGATGAAACAACTGGAACTGCCAACTAGATTGGAAGAAAAACCAGACGAAATTTTGAAACATATGGAACATGATAAAAAAAAGGAAGGGACTTCCTTAAAATTTGTTCTACTAGAAGACTTTGGGAAACCAAAATTTGGAGTTTCTGTCGAACGCAAAACAATATTAGAAGTACTAAAACGTCAAAAAGGGAAGTTATAG
- a CDS encoding NUDIX domain-containing protein, which translates to MIDFLLKSKSMRVRVAALIQDPKGKILFVQQQKKQSGYWLLPGGGIEFGESGEEALKRELNEELSLEVSQMEFLFLNESIDPNKKRHLIQIVFLTKVKDLLPILNPKEKAISGFGYFTTKEILSMDIRPDIKHYFRAKSTNKPRYISSPWVNEP; encoded by the coding sequence ATGATCGACTTTTTATTAAAATCCAAATCGATGCGGGTTCGTGTGGCCGCTCTCATCCAAGATCCTAAGGGTAAAATTTTGTTTGTACAACAGCAAAAAAAACAATCGGGGTATTGGTTACTTCCCGGTGGTGGGATCGAATTTGGGGAGTCAGGAGAAGAGGCACTCAAACGAGAACTAAACGAAGAGTTGTCTCTAGAAGTAAGCCAAATGGAATTTTTATTTTTAAACGAATCCATTGATCCAAATAAAAAACGACACTTGATTCAAATTGTTTTTTTAACCAAAGTAAAAGATTTGTTACCCATCTTAAATCCAAAAGAAAAAGCCATTTCCGGGTTTGGGTATTTTACCACTAAAGAAATTTTATCTATGGACATTCGTCCAGACATAAAACATTACTTCCGAGCCAAAAGTACAAATAAACCTCGATATATTTCCAGCCCGTGGGTGAATGAACCATGA